The following are from one region of the Corynebacterium hindlerae genome:
- a CDS encoding XRE family transcriptional regulator — MWQPSDKWQRRHTQDHAYRIVVHVPALTDAAWERLRTENEASDDRIDFGGVYLERLTGNEVAAVSGGEDAFDSLDYALNDMLRGAAGDFTVVTEKVLD, encoded by the coding sequence ATGTGGCAACCATCTGACAAGTGGCAACGACGACACACCCAAGACCATGCCTATCGCATCGTGGTGCACGTACCCGCGCTTACCGACGCCGCCTGGGAGCGACTCCGGACTGAAAACGAAGCCTCGGACGACCGCATCGATTTCGGCGGGGTGTATCTGGAACGCCTCACGGGAAACGAAGTAGCGGCGGTCAGTGGCGGTGAGGACGCCTTTGACTCCCTCGATTACGCATTAAATGACATGTTGCGTGGGGCAGCAGGCGACTTCACCGTGGTGACCGAAAAAGTACTGGACTAA
- a CDS encoding App1 family protein codes for MGIADIARAIENTINSVGGKRAAKAGWTPELESYFGYGDADRIRVLARVLMRNPRPIKVAAERGFRQFFTLQVPDHPVTIRAGRQVVRARTSTNGYIDVPIRDHGLAPGWQQVHIDVEGGQSVACDVLVLQPGVKYGLVSDIDDTVMVTMLPRALIAAYNSWFLRTNARKPVDGMASFYEALREKFGPDLPVFYLSTGAWNTFPALVKFFADHGFPRGPLLLTDWGPTPTGLFRSGQEHKKVQLRNLIIDFPDIHWILVGDDGQHDPLTYGNLVAEHPDRITLVAIRQLTPGEHVLAHGSATPIESSTASSPVPWIQGANGRELIQQLGES; via the coding sequence ATGGGTATTGCTGACATTGCGCGCGCGATTGAAAACACGATCAACAGCGTGGGTGGCAAACGTGCAGCAAAAGCCGGTTGGACACCGGAGTTAGAGAGCTACTTTGGCTACGGTGACGCCGATCGCATCCGCGTGCTCGCGCGGGTACTGATGCGCAACCCGCGCCCGATCAAGGTTGCGGCGGAGCGAGGCTTTCGGCAGTTTTTCACCTTGCAGGTACCCGATCACCCCGTCACGATCCGCGCCGGCCGCCAGGTAGTGAGGGCCCGTACCAGCACCAACGGTTATATTGACGTGCCCATCCGCGACCACGGGCTCGCCCCGGGCTGGCAGCAGGTGCATATCGACGTCGAAGGTGGCCAATCAGTCGCCTGCGACGTCCTCGTCCTCCAACCCGGGGTGAAGTACGGGCTGGTATCCGACATTGATGACACCGTCATGGTGACCATGCTGCCCCGCGCCCTCATCGCCGCGTACAATTCCTGGTTCTTGCGCACCAATGCCCGCAAACCAGTCGACGGGATGGCCTCCTTCTACGAGGCGCTCCGGGAAAAGTTCGGGCCGGACCTCCCCGTGTTTTACCTCTCCACCGGAGCCTGGAACACCTTCCCTGCCCTGGTGAAGTTCTTCGCCGACCACGGTTTCCCACGTGGCCCACTGCTGCTCACTGACTGGGGTCCCACCCCCACCGGCCTATTCAGAAGCGGGCAAGAGCACAAGAAAGTGCAGCTGCGGAACCTCATCATTGATTTCCCTGATATCCACTGGATCCTCGTCGGCGATGACGGGCAGCATGACCCGCTCACCTACGGCAACCTTGTGGCGGAGCACCCCGATCGGATTACGCTCGTCGCGATCCGTCAGCTCACCCCAGGCGAACATGTCCTCGCCCACGGTTCCGCGACGCCCATCGAAAGCTCCACCGCTAGCTCCCCCGTGCCGTGGATCCAAGGGGCCAACGGACGCGAACTGATCCAGCAGCTAGGCGAATCCTAG
- a CDS encoding endonuclease domain-containing protein: MTPQEVMSVQVIDAFRKVTQVSLSEMLAISFGRFPRSLLQQLWSLSCDRSDSPAETVSRLMIRGLANWTPQYEFLDEKGWRFTKADFASERHKVAVFYDGEHHNTPKQIAHDKRVDQLLALQGWLSFRITKEQLRDPNALTARLERILAHRS; encoded by the coding sequence ATGACGCCTCAAGAAGTGATGTCTGTGCAGGTAATAGATGCTTTTCGTAAGGTGACTCAGGTGAGTCTGAGTGAAATGCTGGCCATCTCATTTGGTAGGTTCCCCCGCTCGCTCCTACAACAACTGTGGTCATTGAGCTGCGATAGATCTGATTCTCCCGCGGAAACCGTGTCCCGACTAATGATTCGGGGTCTTGCCAATTGGACCCCGCAATACGAGTTTCTGGACGAAAAGGGTTGGCGATTCACCAAAGCAGATTTTGCTAGTGAACGGCACAAAGTTGCAGTGTTCTATGACGGCGAGCATCACAACACTCCAAAACAAATCGCACACGATAAACGGGTTGACCAGCTTCTAGCGCTCCAGGGTTGGCTGTCATTCCGAATAACTAAGGAACAACTCAGAGATCCGAACGCGTTGACCGCTCGTTTGGAACGGATTCTTGCCCACCGCTCATAA
- a CDS encoding LLM class flavin-dependent oxidoreductase, which yields MPFSQASSTSLEFGVSFFRSPSFSAPPVGALRDNLIEQAVLADQLGLDVFGFSEDFAVDMLGMDLADLLHQLAAATSDITLAASISDIERTDLNTRNAQRNDLQQITGNRIEVVINRDQERATVESTKSKFNHHLAAWNDLTDSSPHHATWIEVAGRSDAILQSAQYNCPLLLRVNSGSPLDWKPFVDMYHAAISRFGQESLPLGLLVPGFIANTKQEPSSQPFEQFDHDAGFFGSPASVAEKIATVVEHLGLSRIILRYNCGSCNHESAMECLRLFATEVVPQVREALATR from the coding sequence ATGCCTTTCTCGCAAGCTTCTTCTACCTCTTTAGAGTTCGGCGTATCGTTCTTCCGTTCACCCAGTTTCTCCGCGCCGCCCGTCGGCGCCCTACGCGATAATCTCATCGAACAAGCGGTCCTTGCTGATCAGCTTGGCCTTGATGTTTTTGGTTTTAGCGAGGACTTCGCTGTGGACATGTTGGGGATGGACCTCGCCGATTTGCTACATCAGCTTGCCGCGGCCACCAGCGACATCACACTTGCTGCTTCCATTAGCGACATCGAACGCACTGACTTGAACACTCGTAACGCACAACGAAACGACCTACAGCAGATCACCGGTAACCGCATTGAAGTGGTGATCAACCGTGACCAGGAACGCGCCACCGTAGAATCTACAAAGAGCAAGTTCAATCACCACCTGGCGGCCTGGAACGACCTCACTGATTCCAGTCCACACCACGCCACGTGGATCGAGGTTGCGGGTCGCTCTGATGCGATTCTCCAATCCGCCCAATACAATTGCCCACTACTACTGCGGGTAAACAGTGGTAGTCCCCTCGATTGGAAACCTTTCGTGGACATGTACCACGCAGCAATCTCGCGTTTTGGGCAGGAAAGTTTGCCCCTAGGTCTACTTGTTCCTGGGTTTATCGCTAACACAAAACAGGAGCCTTCTTCGCAACCTTTCGAACAGTTCGACCATGACGCTGGTTTCTTCGGATCACCAGCATCTGTTGCCGAAAAGATCGCCACGGTAGTCGAGCATCTGGGGCTCAGCCGCATTATTTTGCGCTACAACTGTGGTTCATGCAATCACGAATCCGCCATGGAATGCCTCCGTCTCTTCGCTACGGAAGTGGTACCACAGGTGCGGGAAGCATTGGCCACAAGGTAA
- a CDS encoding L-aspartate oxidase, with protein MEFDLAIIGGGIAGLSAALRAVELGLTPVIIDKSGPRFPGAATHFAQGGLAVVGLPDTTTDDSASLHAEDTITAGAHHNDVTHTQDIIAGGADAVEWLIRHGAQFDQVDGVFNRTLEGGHSRRRIIHANGDATGAEIERALIAATTAQVITAQARAITPTGVLTDQGPVEARNVLVATGGCGQLFEATTAPPGAHGEGMALAKDAGAELKDMEFIQFHPTVLDIPGSGQKPLLTEALRGEGAHLVDREGNRLTDNDLAPRDVVARAIYGREAFLDARGIRNVRKRFPNVTRGAATIGLDPARDLLPVRPAAHYTCGGIATDSHGRTTVQGLYAAGECACTGLHGANRLASNSLLEGLVVGKRVAEDVHRGGFSGTPRQDTTARAQLTDTQWRQLRSTMTAGVGIIRTREGLLSALDALSQLPDAAAVTIAKEIATAALRREATLGCHTRS; from the coding sequence ATGGAATTCGACCTTGCGATCATCGGCGGTGGCATTGCCGGCCTTTCCGCAGCTCTGCGTGCTGTGGAACTCGGACTGACCCCAGTGATCATCGACAAGTCCGGGCCCCGCTTCCCCGGCGCGGCTACCCACTTCGCCCAAGGTGGCCTGGCGGTCGTGGGGTTGCCCGACACCACCACCGACGATTCCGCCTCACTCCACGCCGAGGACACCATCACAGCCGGGGCACACCATAACGATGTCACGCACACCCAGGACATCATCGCTGGTGGTGCGGATGCCGTGGAGTGGCTCATCCGGCACGGTGCCCAGTTTGACCAGGTCGATGGAGTGTTTAATCGAACGTTGGAAGGCGGGCATTCTCGACGACGAATCATTCACGCCAACGGCGATGCCACGGGCGCAGAGATCGAACGTGCCCTCATCGCCGCGACAACCGCGCAGGTCATCACGGCACAGGCCCGCGCCATCACTCCCACCGGAGTGCTCACGGACCAAGGCCCCGTTGAGGCGAGGAACGTGCTGGTTGCTACCGGTGGGTGCGGGCAATTGTTTGAGGCCACCACCGCACCGCCCGGCGCGCACGGCGAAGGCATGGCTCTGGCTAAGGACGCCGGTGCTGAACTGAAAGACATGGAGTTTATCCAGTTCCATCCAACTGTGCTTGACATCCCCGGATCCGGGCAAAAGCCCCTGCTCACGGAAGCGCTGCGGGGTGAGGGAGCCCACCTGGTGGATCGGGAGGGCAACCGGCTGACAGACAATGACTTGGCGCCACGCGATGTGGTTGCTCGTGCGATCTACGGCCGGGAGGCCTTCCTGGATGCCCGCGGTATCCGCAATGTGAGAAAGCGGTTCCCCAATGTCACCCGAGGTGCAGCCACGATCGGTCTGGATCCAGCACGGGATCTACTACCGGTTCGGCCAGCGGCGCACTACACCTGTGGTGGGATCGCGACAGATTCGCATGGGCGCACCACGGTCCAAGGACTGTATGCAGCTGGCGAATGCGCCTGCACCGGGTTGCACGGCGCAAACCGGCTAGCATCGAATTCCCTGCTCGAAGGGCTCGTGGTGGGCAAACGCGTTGCCGAGGACGTTCACCGCGGCGGGTTCAGCGGCACACCCCGTCAGGACACCACCGCCCGAGCGCAGCTTACCGACACCCAATGGCGCCAACTCCGCAGCACCATGACCGCAGGCGTGGGGATTATCCGCACCCGCGAGGGTCTACTCAGCGCTCTGGACGCCCTAAGCCAGCTGCCGGATGCGGCGGCGGTGACCATTGCGAAGGAGATAGCGACGGCGGCGCTGCGTCGGGAAGCGACGCTCGGCTGCCACACTCGCAGCTAA
- a CDS encoding CoA transferase: MQPLIHTTVINLAVNLPGPWAAARLSQLGAHVTSIEPPGGDPFRHIAPEWFAELSSHYDLLTLDLKTADGVAKLGELLASADVLITSHRPSALTRMGLDTIDLSHLCHVDIVGDVDNPEHPGHDLTYQAEAGTLTPPHLPKVLLGDLMGAEQAVSAALAMLLEKARTGRGSHTRIGLKQAALDAATPLRYGITAPGGLLNGGVDNYGLYQAKDGWVAVAALEPHFASRMEGRLGWLSSATVTEILDWARKEDVPISEVT; the protein is encoded by the coding sequence ATGCAACCACTTATTCACACCACCGTCATCAACCTCGCCGTCAACCTCCCCGGCCCCTGGGCTGCAGCCCGACTCTCCCAGCTCGGTGCCCACGTCACCAGTATCGAACCACCAGGAGGCGACCCGTTTCGGCACATCGCCCCAGAATGGTTCGCCGAGCTCTCCAGCCACTACGATCTGCTCACCCTGGACCTGAAAACAGCCGACGGCGTCGCTAAGCTGGGCGAACTCTTAGCAAGCGCGGACGTGCTGATCACCTCCCACCGTCCCTCCGCCCTCACCCGCATGGGGCTGGACACCATCGACCTCTCCCACCTGTGCCACGTGGACATCGTCGGCGATGTAGACAACCCGGAACACCCCGGCCATGACCTCACCTACCAGGCCGAAGCCGGCACCCTTACCCCACCGCACTTGCCAAAAGTACTGCTCGGAGACCTCATGGGCGCCGAACAGGCCGTCTCCGCTGCGCTCGCCATGCTGCTCGAAAAGGCCCGCACCGGTCGCGGCTCGCACACCCGCATCGGACTCAAGCAAGCCGCCCTCGACGCCGCCACCCCGCTGCGCTACGGCATCACTGCCCCCGGAGGCCTCCTCAACGGTGGCGTGGACAACTACGGCCTCTACCAGGCGAAAGATGGGTGGGTGGCCGTCGCTGCCCTCGAACCGCACTTCGCCAGCCGGATGGAAGGCCGCCTGGGCTGGCTATCGAGCGCCACCGTCACCGAAATCCTCGACTGGGCCCGAAAGGAGGACGTCCCCATCTCCGAGGTGACCTAA
- a CDS encoding FAD-binding dehydrogenase, giving the protein METVIIVGTGLAGLVAGFEAAKGGKHVVFLDQENRANLGGQAFWSLGGLFYVSSPEQKLMRVHDSEELAWRDWENSAQYDNAPHDHWPRQWGREYVHFAATEKRSYLRELGLNVLPTIGWAERGSGDASGHGNSVPRFHLTWGTGPEVVRVFREPLEKMEQQGRVEFHFRHRVTSLIVEEGAVVGVRGDILVPCDDLNRGAASPSDVVKKFELRGDAVVIATGGIGGNLEKVRQMWPSDRWGPCPEDVVTGVPAHVDGRGIDVAAAAGARLINTDRMWHYPEGMINWDPIWPGHGIRIIPGPSSVWLDAEGKRLPTHLFPGSDNLAALSHIGRTGHGYSWFILNQAIADKEFIFSGSEQNPDLTDKSFRKLAGKVTPGTHVAVKAFMDNGVDWVVADSLEELVAGMNELAPVPVSLSDLRKTLEDRDSQLANPFSKDIQVNYIRTARGFLGDKIVRCAPPGRILDPSHGPLIAVRLQVLTRKTLGGIETDLSGRCFTASGDVLPGLYACGEASGFGGGGMHGKNALEGTFLGGCIHSGKRVGEALARS; this is encoded by the coding sequence ATGGAAACAGTCATTATCGTAGGCACCGGCTTGGCCGGGCTGGTCGCTGGTTTTGAGGCTGCCAAGGGCGGGAAACATGTTGTTTTCCTGGATCAGGAAAACCGCGCCAACCTGGGCGGACAAGCATTTTGGTCACTGGGCGGACTGTTTTATGTGAGCTCCCCCGAACAAAAGCTCATGCGGGTGCACGACTCCGAGGAGCTCGCCTGGCGTGACTGGGAGAACTCCGCCCAGTACGACAATGCACCCCATGACCATTGGCCGCGCCAATGGGGCCGCGAGTACGTGCACTTCGCAGCCACAGAGAAACGCTCCTACCTGCGGGAACTGGGCCTAAACGTGCTGCCGACCATCGGCTGGGCAGAGCGTGGCTCCGGCGATGCCTCCGGCCACGGCAACTCTGTTCCCCGCTTCCACCTCACCTGGGGTACCGGCCCGGAGGTGGTGCGGGTGTTCCGAGAACCGCTAGAGAAGATGGAGCAGCAAGGCCGGGTGGAGTTCCATTTCCGCCACCGCGTTACCTCGCTGATCGTGGAAGAAGGCGCAGTGGTGGGCGTACGTGGCGACATCCTGGTTCCCTGTGATGACCTGAACCGCGGCGCAGCTTCCCCCTCGGACGTGGTGAAAAAGTTTGAACTCCGTGGCGACGCCGTCGTCATTGCCACCGGTGGCATTGGTGGAAACCTGGAAAAGGTTCGCCAGATGTGGCCGTCTGATCGCTGGGGCCCCTGCCCTGAGGACGTGGTTACCGGGGTGCCGGCGCACGTGGATGGCCGGGGCATTGATGTTGCGGCCGCTGCTGGCGCGCGACTGATCAACACGGACCGCATGTGGCACTACCCGGAAGGCATGATCAACTGGGACCCGATCTGGCCTGGTCACGGCATTAGGATTATTCCGGGGCCGTCGTCGGTGTGGCTCGACGCCGAAGGCAAGCGCTTGCCGACGCACCTATTCCCCGGCTCCGATAACCTCGCGGCGCTTTCTCATATCGGCCGCACTGGTCATGGCTATTCTTGGTTCATCCTCAACCAGGCGATTGCCGATAAGGAATTTATCTTCTCCGGTTCGGAGCAGAATCCGGATCTGACGGATAAGTCCTTCCGAAAGCTGGCCGGGAAAGTCACGCCAGGGACGCACGTGGCGGTCAAAGCCTTCATGGATAACGGCGTGGACTGGGTGGTCGCTGATTCCTTGGAAGAGTTGGTGGCGGGGATGAATGAGCTTGCCCCTGTGCCGGTCTCGCTGTCGGATTTACGTAAAACGCTGGAAGATCGGGACTCCCAGCTCGCCAACCCCTTCTCCAAGGACATTCAGGTCAACTACATCCGCACCGCCCGCGGGTTCTTGGGCGATAAGATCGTGCGCTGCGCCCCACCAGGGCGAATCCTGGATCCGTCCCATGGCCCGCTCATCGCGGTGCGCCTGCAAGTACTTACCCGCAAGACGCTCGGTGGTATTGAAACTGACCTCTCCGGCAGGTGCTTCACCGCCTCCGGTGATGTGCTCCCTGGGCTTTACGCCTGTGGCGAAGCATCCGGATTCGGCGGAGGCGGCATGCACGGCAAGAACGCACTGGAAGGGACGTTCCTCGGCGGTTGTATTCACTCCGGCAAGCGAGTTGGTGAGGCGCTGGCACGCAGTTAG
- a CDS encoding flavin reductase family protein → MYFYEPTKDIGLPYSPVNAIIAPRPIGWIGSQDGDGVANLAPYSFFNVFNRRPPIIGFSTIGYKDSIRNIEATGEFTWNLVDESLVDAMNQSSARVPAEVDEFELAGLDKRRGRIVAAPLVDRARAAFECRLSQVLRLTTADQAELDTWLVLGEVVGVHIDDELLEEGLFNTENARPVARGGGPATYFELGESFELFGP, encoded by the coding sequence ATGTATTTTTACGAGCCAACGAAAGATATTGGGCTGCCCTATTCTCCGGTGAATGCGATCATTGCGCCCCGGCCGATCGGGTGGATCGGGTCCCAGGACGGTGATGGCGTAGCGAACCTGGCGCCGTATTCCTTTTTCAATGTGTTTAACCGGCGCCCGCCGATCATTGGGTTTTCCACGATTGGTTACAAGGATTCCATCCGCAATATTGAGGCCACCGGCGAGTTTACGTGGAACTTGGTGGATGAATCGTTGGTGGATGCGATGAACCAGTCGTCGGCACGCGTGCCGGCGGAGGTGGATGAATTTGAGCTGGCAGGTTTGGATAAGCGTCGGGGCAGGATCGTGGCGGCTCCGCTGGTGGATAGGGCGCGGGCTGCGTTCGAGTGTCGGTTGTCGCAGGTGCTGCGTTTGACGACCGCGGATCAGGCGGAGCTGGATACCTGGTTGGTGCTCGGTGAGGTCGTCGGCGTACACATTGATGATGAGCTGCTGGAGGAGGGGTTGTTTAACACGGAAAATGCCCGGCCGGTTGCCCGTGGTGGTGGCCCGGCGACCTATTTCGAGCTGGGGGAGAGCTTCGAACTTTTCGGCCCTTAG
- a CDS encoding MauE/DoxX family redox-associated membrane protein: protein MHKLLDVISAIARFYMAYVWIHAGTAKLGKHMEMTQAITAYQIFTPEWSGYLAQLIGPLEIAGGVFLLLGLFLRSAAKVSSVVLVLFMIGIAQAWARGLAIDCGCFNVDGISDAQTMDYVKTLARDAGYLFLTGWTIWRPFRRFALYAG, encoded by the coding sequence ATGCATAAACTCTTGGACGTCATCTCCGCCATCGCGCGATTCTATATGGCGTATGTGTGGATTCATGCCGGGACCGCGAAGCTCGGCAAACACATGGAGATGACACAGGCCATCACTGCCTACCAAATCTTCACCCCGGAATGGTCAGGGTACCTCGCCCAATTGATCGGGCCTCTCGAGATTGCCGGTGGCGTCTTCCTACTGCTAGGCCTCTTCCTGCGTAGTGCCGCCAAAGTCTCCTCCGTGGTGCTCGTGCTCTTCATGATCGGCATTGCCCAAGCATGGGCCCGGGGCCTCGCCATCGACTGTGGCTGCTTCAACGTAGACGGCATTAGCGACGCACAAACCATGGATTACGTCAAAACTCTCGCCCGCGACGCCGGCTACCTCTTCCTCACCGGATGGACCATCTGGCGGCCCTTCCGCAGGTTTGCGTTGTACGCGGGGTAG